The DNA window CCAAGAGAGTGACTGCGTTTCTAACCGACGTCAGGAACCGGCCCAAGTCGGGTTCCCCGAAGTTACCATTGCGGTAGTCGGTGAGGAGAATGCGGGCAAGAGCAGCTTCATTCGTCGCGCCTTGGACTTGAAGACGACGCCCGCTGCGAGCtccagcaagaagaagatgtcgcTGGACGGGTCGGTTTACATCGTGCGCATGCTCGAGGTCGATCTGAAGGAGGTCCGGCTGGgcagcaagaagaacattCTATGGCCCAAATCCTCGCCCCGAATTGATGGGGCTCTGGTGCTGCATGATGCCACGGAGCcggagaagctggaagagatgaCGGATCTACTGGGTGCGTCGACCCCAGGCCTCTCCTCGGGCACATTATGGACTGACTGTTAACAGACTCCCTGGATGCCACGGCGCTACCGTTCCTGCTGGTGGCGTGCAAATGCGATTTGACCACCGACGACAGCAAGCTGGAGCCGCTTCATGGACGCTACGAGATCCGCCGTACATCTCCCGAATCGCCACGGTCGCAGCGGATGTGTATTGCACTGGTGCTACGGACCGTCATTGCGCACCGAGAAGGTGAGTTTTCGTTTCTTTGTCTGGTTCAATCCGATTGTGGTGAGCTTGGGCCTCTAGTGAGCCACTAGCGGCGTTAGCGGTCCTTTTTGTTCTTGTCACGCACCGATCGACAGCGcagccccccccccccccccccccccccttcccccccaaaaaagacAGGGACTCGAATCTGACAGCCTTTCGCCAGACTTGTCCGCCCAACCTAAAAATTCGAATCCTCCTTCGTCATCCCCTCCTCAAAAATCTCCCGACTCGACTCGGCAATCGACCACTGACAGACACCACGCCCGCGCCAAATCCGAGAACCCTACCGCCTTGACTGGAGCCGCTGGCAGCTCAAGAACGACGGCCGTGGATCGGACAGTCGATGGGGACGGCGGGAAGCGTCGGCCCACCGACCAGGCACCCTCCTCCAATCTGGCTCACCAAACTACCGCCCGTCCGTCTAGCTCCTCGCGATATGCTCGGAGCAATTCCCAGCCTGTGCGACCGCAGACGCCTCCTTCTGCGGCTCGCCTGAACCCCCGCAGACCGTCCGCCACGAGCGACTCGCCAAACCGAGACCAAAACCGCCAGCAGCGAATGCATACGGCTTGGCGTGACAGCGTTGGTTTGGACGCCTTCAGCAGCTTCTTGAATATGGACGAGGAATTGGAAGACGGACAGAGCCGCCCCACCAGTCCTGGTGGTGGGGTGATTCGACCGAAGCCTAGCAGCGAGAGCAATTCGAGTGCTGAATCAGGGTTATCATTTGATGAGCTGGTGGACCGTTTGGTTGCAATGCCCATGTCGAAGAATGACAACAAGTTCCAGTCAATATTCCTGTGCCTATACCGAAAGTTTGCAGCACCTGCAAGCTTACTGGGAGCGCTGATCACTCGTTTTGATCGGAACGAGACAAACACCACCGACCAGCTTGCCCGCATTGCCGATCAGTTGAGGCTGTTGAATGTCGTCGCCCAGTGGGCGTCTGAATATCCTGGCGACTTTGCCTATCCCAAGACGCGCAAGCGCATCACTGAGTTCGTGGCAACGCTTGAGAAGAGCCATTTCTACATGTtcgccgccaaggagatcgGATCATATCTAGACTTGAAtgccgaggatgacgaagtTAGCTGGGCCTTTTCGGATGGCGACGTTGGCGACAGCGGCCATACAGAGACGTTCTTTCACAATTCTGGTCGAAGCTCGCCAGTTCCATTCCTCACTTCCGCCtacgatgacgacgaggaagaggaggatcCTATCTACAGCATGAGCGCACTCGACCTCAGCGACGGGCCGCATGACTCGACTTCCCGGCTTTCGGCAAGCGTTTCGCTATCGTCCAACCCGgagaagcccagcagcaccCTCAATCTGTCATTTACCATGTTAACAACCGAGGCTGCTCAGAAAGAAGCTGCGCGTCTGGAGCTTACCCCTCGTACTCTTCTGAGCAAGGTCCAGTGGCGGTATTTTATGGAGACCCCGGAGGAAGAGTTCGCGCGGGAACTAACGCGTATCGACTGGATCATGTACAACTCGTTCCGGCCACGCGATCTCGTCCGCCATGTGAGCATCTCCGGCATGGACAAGGAGAAAATCAAGAGTTTGAAGAATGTCAACCGCATGATCAAGCAGTTCAATCACCTCGCTTTCTTCGTGGCGAGCATGATTCTCTTACGAGACAAGCCGAAGCACCGGGCCAAGGCATTGGAAAAGTTCATGCTGATCGCGGCCGTAAGTTTTGTTCCATTCCCGTCTCAGATTATTGCTGACAGTAATCCAGAAACTCCGCCGCCAAAACAATTACAACTCACTGGGCGCCGTCATTGCCGCCATTAACGGCACCCCTGTCCACCGCCTGAACCAAACCCGGGATCTGATCCCCGCCCACACGCAGAAGGAGTTTATGCGGCTGGTCATCCTCATGAGCACCCAGCGCAGCCACTTTGCCTACCGTCTTGCGTGGGAGAACTCCTTCACAGAGCGTATCCCATTCTTGCCACTACACCGGCGTGACCTGGTCTCTGCCGAGGAAGGAAACAAGACCTTCGTCGGCGAGAATCGATCTCGGATTAATTGGAAGAAATTCGAGGTCATGGGCGAGGTCGTGCTGGGAATCCAGCGAAGCCAGAAGACGCCTCACCCGCAGGCTCACCGGTATGATGATGTTGAGCGGTTGATTTTGAACTCGAAATTCTCTGGCGATGAAGAGGTGAGTGAACCCGGTTCTTGTGCTAGCGATTGATTGCCCTTTTGGCTGACCTGACCCTGCCAGGACTTGTACAGCCGCAGCTTGTATCTCGAACCAtccaccggcggcgaggcACCACGCAGAAAATTCGGCTGGTTACGTTCATGATAATCATATTCCCCGAGGTCTTTCCCCTATACAAAAACACatttccctctctcttcttcttcttcttcttccatcccaaCATGCTCCCCCTCACGTCGATATGCCCCTCTATGATTGATATATATTGCCccttgtttttttcttcatttaCTGCGTGTTGATGAAGGTACGTGAGCTGTACCGTGACATGACATGACGCTTGGAGCGGCGCATGCATTTGATTGATCAGGCCGCGACGATGTTTTGTACATAGAGTGAGTTCGTCCGTCTCTGGCGGCGGGAGTGTCACCGGCCCCGTGGTGTAGATCGGAATTTCTACCCCCTGACATATACCTCTTTACCTCTTTTTCATTCAGTAAATAATAAACGTCTGTAACCGTATCTCTGATCAGGCCACGATCCAGACCGCATGATTTTAACATCACGTGATGACCGAGCTCCGACTCTTCCAGGAACAGCCCGTCCATTCATTCCGCTTCATCTCTGTATCCTCTCCTCTGCCTCCGAAATCAACACCACAATGACTGAACCACTCACCATCCAAACTCGCACTGTCTACcgcgccctcctccgcgaACTCCCACGCCGGCACCTCTCCACCCCGTCCCCGCTACACCAACGTCTCCGCCAGCTCTTCCGCGCAGAAACCACAACCCCctcaacctcatcaccaCTCCCTcaatcaacaccaacaccaacatccACGCCCCCCttctcaacaccatccacaacAGAAGAACGCGCCCTccgcatccaagaagcagagcAACTGGCCCAGTACGCCCGCGCGCAGCGTTCCTATgctgcgctgctggagcggtATAATCCCGGcatggacatggatgaggaggagagggttAGGTTGACCGCTAGGAGGGTGGGCTTTGATTTGCCGGTGACGAAGGGGACACAGGAGTAGGTTGGAGTTATTGACTGCCAGTCATGGGAGTACTGTTAGTTATACCGGAGTGGACAACTAGTCAGGGTTTGATTATTGTTCGGGGGGGTTGATATAGATGGGGACAAGACAAACACAGCAAGAAATATCTGGGTTGTTGTTTGTGCTGTTGTTGGcggtggttgtggtggtgagTGCATCTATATTCCGTGACTAGAGGCCTCGGCACGGGATGGGCGTTTCTTTTGAATATAAGTCTATGTCTATGTATACTAGGATCTGGTCTATTTGTTTTGTACAAAGATTGAATTGAAGGATGATCCTTGTTTGGACAATTGGTATCTCCTTGGTATTTGTATAGGTCTTGCTTTCGAGGAGACGAGACTCGAACATTGGCCACTCGGTGGTTTTGGTGTCTGTTTAAAGAGAGTCGTAACAATCATCCAGGTCGGTCCAGTTCGACGAAGTCTTGGGACGCAGATGTagatgctgctgcgactgGTCATCGCTAGATGATTTCCAGGCTGTGGTGGTAACAGCAATGCCTCAGGTGGTTAAGTCTCAGGTGGTTAGAAGTGAATGCGCTCACTGGCAGCACCGATTTCGTGATGCTTTTTGCATCTTCGGAAGGGGAAGGGTACTCGGTCATGAATGGCCCGGTGAGATACTTCAGCTGTTCGTTAAATGAGTccgctccatctgccgcCTTAAGGTCGTGCTGCTTTCCTCATCTTCTATGCCCACGCTGACCTCAATAGCGGTTTTAGGTCGGTTCCGATTAAGACCCTCCAGAAGCGAGCAGGCTTTGCAGATCCGGTTGCTAGAGATATAGCCGCATTTCTCGCAATAGCCCATGGTCTGCACCTTGACCTGTTTACCTGTCGGCCGGAACGACTTGGTTGGATGTCCAATTTCTGTCTCGCGCGACTCGGCTGCGTCGTTGGCCGCCAACTGCTTCTCCATCGCTGCCATCTCACCGCCGCTGGATCGCCCGTTCTGGCTGCCGCAGCCACCAGCCGACTCATCctctgccgctgcagctgcctGTCTTGATTTCCCACCCTGGGACCGTTCCTGTGGAACAAGTGCTGCCATATCCTCGCCGCTCTTGACAATATCTAGAATTGAGCTGGGgcggatcttctccagatcttTGATCAGAGTGCGTGCACTACCCCGAAACGCCTCCGGAGAATAAATGCACTCGGTACTGAAGTAGTCCAGCTGGCGGTGATGCGCATAAAGCACAATCTCCTTCTCATATGCATACTTGAGCGGTTTGCTGCGCTTGATCTCCGAAGCGTCCGAATCAGTGACGATGTTGGTCCCGCGAGACAAGCGCGGCACGTCTCCCCGCAACATATTCATCATGACCGTCTCCGCAACATCATCCGCATTGTGCCCAGTGACAACATGCTTGAtcgccaagcgcgccgcGCCCCGGTCGAGCGCCTGTCGCCGAAACACACCGCAGTACGTGCAGTTGCCCTTCTTGCCGATTTGTTCCACCACCTGGTCCATCGTCCATCCGTACAACTCGCCGTAACCCACTATCTCAAGTGGCATATCATATTGCACCGCGTTGCGCTTGACAGTTTCCAGGCTGTCGTCACGGTAGCCGCGGATACCTTCGTCGATCGATAAGAGACAAAGATCCAGCCCGTAGTTGTATCGCTCGTTTAGTGTCTTCAGGACAGCCGCGAGCACGGTGCTGTCCTTGCCGCCGCTGGCACCGATTGCGACGCGCTCACCGGGGTAGAAGAGGCGAGCGCCGGTGATCGTTTCGTGGACTTCGGcctcgaagatctggaggaagcaggcACGGCACAGCTTGTGCCGGTTCTTGGGTCGGATAATGATTGCGCGAGCCTGATGGCAGTGAAAACAGGTCGACGGCGCCATATTGGGAGAGTTTAGGGTGGGGGAGTTTGCgcgggagagagagagagagagagagagagagagagagaggcgaaggaagaatttcctcggcggcggGAGAAAGGGGTCCGTGCGCGACAACGAGAAGTATAGACGGGCAAACCGATTTATTCTGTGGTTAATGCTACTAGCGGTAGGTATGCACTGACTTCTTTTTATTCTTCCTTATCTCATCTCGTACCTTACCATGGAAGACCAACGCATCATTAAGAGAGAAATAGAAGCGATTGAACAAGAATCAAATTCTATAAACTCGTCATCAGCATTAGTAAAATCTGGATATTGATAACTTCAATATCATTGATGACCTTCTGCATAAGTTAGTCAACTGATTGAAGCTCTTTAACCGGAGTACCTGCGATGACCACACCGTGCGAAACGAAAAGAGCCTGTGACCAATGCTACACCTTCAAGAAGTGCCGGCGGCCTAATATTACCGTCCCGTGCGAACGATGTACTCGACTCAATCAGACTTGCCACACTACTCGCCAGTATGGTCGGCCTGGCAGAAACCTCCAGGTACCAAAACCGTGGGGTACACGCTTCCCAGCTCCGTCGAATCACATAGCGATCAATTGGTTCCTACCAATCGCTCTACACCTCCCCGAGGTGATGCTTATGTGTTCTTTGGTTCTCGTGTCTACAACTATATTCCCAGCAACACAGCCCAATTTCCCGAGCTAGGTATGTGGGAATAAATTTTTTCTTCAGCCCCATGAAAGATATATCCGCCCCTTCGCCCCTCGATAAATATTTGATTGGCCCAAGTTTTTACAAAGCCCACCATCGGTCCTTTGTGCAGTATCTCCTTGAAGCGCCACCGATCCTGAAAGATGCTATAGTGGGTCATAAAATTCTCGAAACAGTCTGAGTCCTTATTCAAGGCCTATTTAATCTCCATGTGGGCGGTACGAGATTGTGGAACTCATTTCTACTGGTTCAACATAGCAGACTATACTGACCGAATGGGAAAGTTGAAGAGTTGACATATGATTTTTAGTACTGTTGACCCTGGTCAGATAGCACGATGGCTAAGCTGTTTTTGTGCCATTTTCTTGTACCTCGTCGCAGTAGCGACTCTTGCCCTTTTGCCCCAAACGAGCAAAGGAACCGGAAGCAATAAGATAACAAAGTTGATGAGCGCAATAAGAACATGGAGGTTCTGCAGGCCCATCCCTTCGACCCATGGAGTCAGGACAAGGAGGACAATGACAGATAAGATGTTTCGCATGAAGACAACTCCAACCAGTGCATCGCCAATAATCTAAGCAACTCAATCAGTCAAATCGACAATCATATGGCTGTAGGTTCACTCACATCCTGATAGCAGTCCATGAGGTAAGATAGCGAGATAGCGCCGACCGAAGCTAATGCAAAcccaaagaagccaaagccaaCGGCCAGAAGACCCCAGCTAACTCCCTGTATTCCAAATCAGTCAGGAGTATGAAATATATTCAGAGATAAAAGCATACATGAGCAATACCTATGCCGAACATCAAAATCCCGGCTGGACTTATGATGGCAACAGGAAGGGCTAGCCAGAGACGCATCTCCGGTTCATAGATACCGCCATTCCTCTTCGAGAGCCGCATAATAAACTTGTCGCAGATATATCCACCAAATGGAAAGCCTAGAAGAGCACCCAAGAAAGGTGGAAGGTTCATCAGGCCAATGCCGATCGCGGAAAAATTATATGGAACATAGATCATGTACGATGCTTGCAGTGAGGTCATGACCGCAAACCAGCACAATGTGGTGCCATAAGTTATGGCACAGTATGTAACTGCTGGAAAAGTCAGAAGCGTTATAAATGGCTGATAAACATGCTGCCAAATGGActcgtcggtggtggtgacgaggGCCATTCGTTGGCGATATGTCTTCGGCTTGATATCGGATTGCGCGACTCGATTCGCCGCGGCTTCTCTGTCGGTCCGATCCTCATTTTCAGATTTGAGCTTTCCACCCGTTGAATTTGGACGCTGCGAGGCAGGTATAGGTGTAACACCGTGACCGCCGACAAGCGGTATGTATTTCGACTCCTCAAAGAGGAAGATCACGCAGAGTAGTGTCACGCCAAAGAAGATGacacaccaccaccacatccacctcCAACCCTGCGAGACAGTAATGTATCCAGAAGCGACAGGACCAAGAAAAGCACCGGTActctggaagatgacatACCAGCCATTCATGGTGGCATGTTGATGTACGAAAAACATGTCCGCGATGGTAATCTGAGCAATGATCTCGCTGATCGCGCCCCCAAGCCCAGATATCAAATTGCTTCCAATGAGATCACCAAAAGTATGGACCTTAGCCTGCCAAATGCAGGACGCCAACTGAAGAGTAACGCTGAAGATGTAAATCGGCCGCCGACCATATCTGTGAACCAGAGGAATGAAGAATATGCACCCCACAGCAAGGCCGGCGTAGTTGATCCCGGCACCCATACTCAGATTATCGAACGTAAAGCCGAGATCTGTCTCCATGGGACCCCATGCCGTAAAGCCGATGTCAAGCTGGACAAAGGTCCAAAGGACGTAGAAGCTGACCAAGGTAAAATTGAGGGCCTTGCGAGCGGTAGACCAGTTGAGAGGGTCATTCGGGTCAGAGGAGGGGGTAGGAAAGAGAACCAGTTGATCTCTGGCTTGGTGAACTGAATCGAACGTGAGCGCGTTCTTTTCTCGATTGGACTTGGGAAATCATGCTTACGGTCTTCCAGCGCCACTGTCCCTGGCGCCCAAAAGGCCGCATCCCTTTCCTGCTGCTCATTAGCAGACGCCATAATGAGTGAAATTGCTGAAGAGGCCAATGTTGACGGAACAACACCTGCGGTTAGGAGAAGTCTTAGGCCACGACAAaccattattattattattagGCTGGCCGTTTCTTGCGCTTGGACCCTACGAAGCGCCGGCACGGGAGATCCAATCTCATGACTGCGGGCCAGATTGTGGATAAACCGGACCCTTGATCGCAGGGCACTGGTCGAATGAGCGCACTGGAAACAGGCCGGCTTGGCACTCTCCAGGTTAGCGCAACTGTCGATCTGCAACCCTCCGCTTATCTGGCTTTTGAGGTCGAAATGGTTGGAACTGAACCGATCTCGCGCTGTGCAGTTTCTACTATCCCGTGATCTGGTGATCGCCTGAACCATTCGCTGGTTTGTTTTGGCTGCCAAATCTAAGCTTTCTTGGGCGTAGTTTGCTTCAAGACAAAAGAACGGGTTAACAGCACTCGTGGGCCATATCTAACGCCCTAAGCATGAATCTCAATATCTCGGTATTAATAGATTAACAATAATTAAAACGTGGACAGTTGTTTGCGATATTTACAACTGTTACAGTTAGTATAGTTACGCATTGGGAAAGTGAATACGATTCTGCTAATGTCCCCATTATTGCTGCAACTGTCACGTCGAGGTTCAGAACAGAACCCCGACTATATACTGAAAAGAGAGATAGCATTACCAGCTCCAAATAGAATACCATAATTGCAAAATGCATAAAGACATTAGAGAAGTTTAAAAGGGTTGGTCTCAAACTGCTACGTGAACGTCGGCATGTCCAAGATTTGCGCCGACCATCCAGATCAATTTCTATTCTTTGTTTCGCTTCTACTGCCGGACGGAGAAGTTCCCCTTTCGGAGATCGACTATGTGCTTGACCCCCTGGGCGCAGTCTGATTTCAAATTCCGACCAACTCGCGCGGCATGTACCCAGGAGATCCACGCTTCAGCCGAGTTTTCGACAAGCTCAGTGAGCGGAAAGCAATTGTTTTCTTTCATACAACCAGCTGCAACATTATCAATTGGTAGGATGGATCCGTGACTCGGCACACCCGAGACTGATGATGGAATTCATGTTTGATTCAACCTGGTCACTCATGAATCTCTTCACATCAGGTACAGTAAACAGATGCCGTGGCATTACGCTTTGGGCATGCCATTGTGGAGGCATGTTTCCACCGGTCATGGAGCGGATTGCTCAGGTTTCTCAAGTTATGCTCAGTCCAGAGCCACGAGTTACTGGAGAAGTGGTGAAAGAAATGCTACAAACACGTTTCTTCTTTGGTCTTGCTGAATTGCCATTCCCCGATCAAATAAACAGTCTTCTTCGATTGATGGTTTTGTCAAGACTCTTTTATGGGAGCAGCTGCCATTACACACTGGTGCCGGCCGTTTTTTTGTCTGAAGTGAAAGATCATGTGTACCTTAGAAATGCCCAGGATCACAATAGGTATACCTCTGCTCGTCGCTCTTTTTACGCTTTACTTGCTTTGGAGTGATTTAAGAGAAATAGATAGCAATCTGCATCAGAACATGTTTATCAAGACAAAATTATCTGATTGTTTCAAGCAAATACAGTTTGCAGACATATTGGAGGCTAATGGCGATGAGCTCTAGCAAGAGACTCCGAATCCCCTAGGCTGCTTGCAGGTTTGATCAAGGCAAGCATAGACTGGAAAGAGAACTTACAGGTTGATACTGAGAATGCGACGTGCAAGGTCTAAGAAGAGTGCTTGCTGACTCCCCACTATTACAGTGTTTTGGGGCGAGGCGATCGCTTGTGGATCACGTTACCTTTTCCCGATGACCGAAGTGAAGATTTGCGGGGAAATCCTGGAGAATCAACATAGGGTGGATAAGGCAAAGGGCATCCTAGAGCATGACTTCAAGCTTGTCGACTTAACACGTTGAAAATGACAGCCTCACAACCAGCGCCCGGTCATCCTGGATCTCCCTCCTCTATTTTGAGTCAGAATCACAGTTGGCTTACTCTGGGCGTTTGTTTCGCGTTGTTGGTATTTTTAATTGTCAGGCCAACTGCTGTCGCGTTGAAGCCTGGCCTAAGATCAATACCAGGGCCGACTGTTGCACCTTTTACGCCTTTCTATCGCCTCTGGAAGATTGCCAAGGGAGACGCTCCCGACTTCTATCTGAGACTGCATCGTCAGTATGGTCGGATTGTTCGCACCGGGCCGAAGACAGTGGATATTTCAGACCCCAAAGCCCTGCCAATCATATACGGCATCAGCAGCAAGTTCCTCAAAGTGGGTATAATTAAGCTGCAATTAAGGACATTTTAACGCGTAACTAGTCTGCATTCTATGACACTATGAGTCCGTTTTACGAAGATAAGATCATGCCGAGCATGTTTACTGTGCGCGATCCAATCCAGCACCAGGCTCTCCGTCGACCAGTGGCACAGAAATTTTCCATGTCCTCGATCAAAGCCCTAGAGCCATTCGCAGATGAATGCACCAAAATCTTGGTCGATTC is part of the Penicillium psychrofluorescens genome assembly, chromosome: 4 genome and encodes:
- a CDS encoding uncharacterized protein (ID:PFLUO_007264-T1.cds;~source:funannotate), which gives rise to MASSQSARASTDKGQKTLTSPRPGIPRTPSASSSGSHKPDPGLKGSRSDQPLVKEDERPPIPAKSASAQSKGDEVWRKTTPQESDCVSNRRQEPAQVGFPEVTIAVVGEENAGKSSFIRRALDLKTTPAASSSKKKMSLDGSVYIVRMLEVDLKEVRLGSKKNILWPKSSPRIDGALVLHDATEPEKLEEMTDLLDSLDATALPFLLVACKCDLTTDDSKLEPLHGRYEIRRTSPESPRSQRMCIALVLRTVIAHREDLSAQPKNSNPPSSSPPQKSPDSTRQSTTDRHHARAKSENPTALTGAAGSSRTTAVDRTVDGDGGKRRPTDQAPSSNLAHQTTARPSSSSRYARSNSQPVRPQTPPSAARLNPRRPSATSDSPNRDQNRQQRMHTAWRDSVGLDAFSSFLNMDEELEDGQSRPTSPGGGVIRPKPSSESNSSAESGLSFDELVDRLVAMPMSKNDNKFQSIFLCLYRKFAAPASLLGALITRFDRNETNTTDQLARIADQLRLLNVVAQWASEYPGDFAYPKTRKRITEFVATLEKSHFYMFAAKEIGSYLDLNAEDDEVSWAFSDGDVGDSGHTETFFHNSGRSSPVPFLTSAYDDDEEEEDPIYSMSALDLSDGPHDSTSRLSASVSLSSNPEKPSSTLNLSFTMLTTEAAQKEAARLELTPRTLLSKVQWRYFMETPEEEFARELTRIDWIMYNSFRPRDLVRHVSISGMDKEKIKSLKNVNRMIKQFNHLAFFVASMILLRDKPKHRAKALEKFMLIAAKLRRQNNYNSLGAVIAAINGTPVHRLNQTRDLIPAHTQKEFMRLVILMSTQRSHFAYRLAWENSFTERIPFLPLHRRDLVSAEEGNKTFVGENRSRINWKKFEVMGEVVLGIQRSQKTPHPQAHRYDDVERLILNSKFSGDEEDLYSRSLYLEPSTGGEAPRRKFGWLRS
- a CDS encoding uncharacterized protein (ID:PFLUO_007265-T1.cds;~source:funannotate), with protein sequence MTEPLTIQTRTVYRALLRELPRRHLSTPSPLHQRLRQLFRAETTTPSTSSPLPQSTPTPTSTPPFSTPSTTEERALRIQEAEQLAQYARAQRSYAALLERYNPGMDMDEEERVRLTARRVGFDLPVTKGTQE
- a CDS encoding uncharacterized protein (ID:PFLUO_007266-T1.cds;~source:funannotate), producing the protein MAPSTCFHCHQARAIIIRPKNRHKLCRACFLQIFEAEVHETITGARLFYPGERVAIGASGGKDSTVLAAVLKTLNERYNYGLDLCLLSIDEGIRGYRDDSLETVKRNAVQYDMPLEIVGYGELYGWTMDQVVEQIGKKGNCTYCGVFRRQALDRGAARLAIKHVVTGHNADDVAETVMMNMLRGDVPRLSRGTNIVTDSDASEIKRSKPLKYAYEKEIVLYAHHRQLDYFSTECIYSPEAFRGSARTLIKDLEKIRPSSILDIVKSGEDMAALVPQERSQGGKSRQAAAAAEDESAGGCGSQNGRSSGGEMAAMEKQLAANDAAESRETEIGHPTKSFRPTGKQVKVQTMGYCEKCGYISSNRICKACSLLEGLNRNRPKTAIEVSVGIEDEESSTTLRRQMERTHLTNS
- a CDS encoding uncharacterized protein (ID:PFLUO_007267-T1.cds;~source:funannotate), with product MASANEQQERDAAFWAPGTVALEDLHQARDQLVLFPTPSSDPNDPLNWSTARKALNFTLVSFYVLWTFVQLDIGFTAWGPMETDLGFTFDNLSMGAGINYAGLAVGCIFFIPLVHRYGRRPIYIFSVTLQLASCIWQAKVHTFGDLIGSNLISGLGGAISEIIAQITIADMFFVHQHATMNGWYVIFQSTGAFLGPVASGYITVSQGWRWMWWWCVIFFGVTLLCVIFLFEESKYIPLVGGHGVTPIPASQRPNSTGGKLKSENEDRTDREAAANRVAQSDIKPKTYRQRMALVTTTDESIWQHVYQPFITLLTFPAVTYCAITYGTTLCWFAVMTSLQASYMIYVPYNFSAIGIGLMNLPPFLGALLGFPFGGYICDKFIMRLSKRNGGIYEPEMRLWLALPVAIISPAGILMFGIGIAHGVSWGLLAVGFGFFGFALASVGAISLSYLMDCYQDIIGDALVGVVFMRNILSVIVLLVLTPWVEGMGLQNLHVLIALINFVILLLPVPLLVWGKRARVATATRYKKMAQKQLSHRAI